One genomic segment of Melitaea cinxia chromosome 19, ilMelCinx1.1, whole genome shotgun sequence includes these proteins:
- the LOC123662767 gene encoding uncharacterized protein LOC123662767, producing MIFFREECQKIWGNIRNNFRKALNNRKTKSGDPYTKRRPIKFEKELEFLKKFIQHRKQTSNLDSSSEDTQTSFAESAVNDNDERSVSRMTNDSRHSLIRPEPTTTAEILNKYIESKKEVDPIDSFFQTMAATVKKLPERVQVQIKRQIFNVVTDAELKYIEGTPAPTSEDVSSYETTSGSGYEAASGSGYGTASGSGYEAALGSGYGTASGSGYEAVSRSVYGTASGPGYEAASGSGYKTAVSEYETNLN from the exons ATGATATTTTTCC GTGAAGAATGCCAGAAAATATGGGGTAATATACGTAATAATTTTAGGAAAGCTCTGAATAACAGAAAAACAAAGAGTGGTGACCCGTACACAAAGCGACGCCCTATCAAGTTTGAAAAAGAGCTggagtttttgaaaaaattcattCAGCACAGAAAACAAACCTCGAATCTGGACTCCTCTTCAGAGGATACGCAGACTTCTTTCGCAGAATCCGCTGtcaatgataatgatgaacgTTCAGTTTCGCGAATGACCAATGATTCACGCCATTCCTTAATAAGACCAGAACCTACAACAACTGctgaaatactaaataaatacattgaaTCGAAAAAGGAGGTGGACCCCATTGATTCGTTCTTTCAAACAATGGCTGCCACAGTAAAAAAACTACCAGAAAGAGTGCAGGTCCAAATAAAGAGACAAATATTTAATGTGGTAACTGACGCCGAATTAAAATACATAGAGGGAACTCCAGCTCCAACATCTGAAGATGTCTCTAGCTATGAAACCACCTCAGGCTCTGGTTATGAAGCTGCTTCGGGGTCTGGCTATGGAACCGCCTCAGGCTCTGGTTATGAAGCTGCTTTGGGGTCTGGCTATGGAACTGCCTCAGGCTCTGGTTATGAAGCTGTTTCACGGTCTGTTTATGGTACCGCCTCTGGCCCTGGCTATGAAGCTGCTTCAGGGTCTGGCTACAAAACTGCAGTTTCTGAATACGAAACTAATCTAAACTAG
- the LOC123662985 gene encoding uncharacterized protein LOC123662985 — MGFSTVRSIVHETCRVIWNALRPSVMPKPTREKWTRIAMEFDEKWNFPNCIGAIDDVGSYGRNSDGGIMQNSIFGKKLTSNALDIPPKKRLPRTDLELPYVFVADEAFPLTTNIMRPFSGDRLTDEAMKIYNYRLSRARRIVENAFGILQERFELCQKGIQVQPKYVDNIILACTCLHNFIIGGTSTESQNIASVSINLENDNNMNNALDGMTVREMFKDYFRSDEGSIPWQNDIVNRH; from the exons ATGGGGTTTAGTACAGTGCGCTCTATCGTACATGAAACCTGCCGAGTCATTTGGAATGCCCTAAGACCTAGTGTTATGCCAAAACCAACAAGGGAAAAATGGACGCGAATCGCGATGGAATTTGATGAAAAATGGAATTTCCCGAACTGCATCGGTGCAATAGATG ATGTAGGATCATATGGACGAAATAGTGATGGAGGTATAATGCAAAACTCaatatttggaaaaaaattgACTTCTAATGCCCTCGATATTCCCCCAAAAAAACGTTTACCGAGGACAGATCTTGAGTTGCCGTATGTTTTTGTAGCAGACGAGGCTTTTCCGTTAACCACAAACATTATGAGACCATTTAGTGGCGATCGATTGACAGATGAAGCaatgaaaatatacaattatcgTTTGAGTAGAGCCAGGCGTATCGTCGAAAATGCATTTGGTATACTTCAAGAACGTTTCGAATTATGTCAAAAAGGAATTCAGGTTCAACCAAAATATGTTGATAATATCATTTTAGCATGTACTTGCTTACACAATTTCATCATAGGTGGTACAAGCACAGAAAGCCAAAATATAGCAAGTGTAAGCATTAATTTAGAAAACGATAATAATATGAACAATGCATTAGATGGTATGACAGTACGGGAGATGTTTAAAGATTACTTTAGGTCTGATGAGGGCTCTATTCCATGGCAAAACGATATTGTAAATAGACATTAA
- the LOC123662983 gene encoding uncharacterized protein LOC123662983, which translates to MANFDTERFIIEVENRRGLWDLASNDYSNKDVKRQLWLEVVDIFGGESMEDKEKAELGITLQKRWKNLRDCFTRELRRLKDVKSGSAAKRKSQYTYFNQLLFLKSVLDTNATENSLEEASQENESARSSDLETQQSASKSLRTKRKKKIPNEESDTDPLISVLHKTIATTQNDSNCDRLFLLSLLERFQTIPAAMKTKAKMEIMEIIEKYQPNCTPTTARINYSSNFNTLNDQEYDPHRPSYSGYSTTNRISDDSNYSDTHTHYSDISQNSEMIDLFPNLND; encoded by the exons ATGGCCAATTTCGACACGGAAAGGTTCATAATTGAAGTTGAAAATAGAAGAGGTTTATGGGATTTAGCATCAAATGATTACTCCAATAAAGATGTTAAGCGGCAGTTGTGGCTTGAAGTGGTCGATATATTTGGCGGTGAATCCATGGAAGATAAAGAAAAGGCAGAACTtg GCATTACTCTCCAAAAAAGATGGAAAAACCTTAGAGACTGTTTCACAAGAGAGCTGCGCCGTCTTAAAGATGTCAAAAGTGGTTCTGCTGCAAAACGTAAATCACAATACACCTATTTCAACCAATTACTGTTTTTGAAATCAGTGCTGGACACAAACGCAACAGAAAATAGTCTCGAAGAGGCAAGTCAAGAAAATGAAAGTGCAAGATCTTCTGATCTTGAGACTCAACAGTCTGCATCAAAGTCGCTTAGAACAAAAAGGAAGAAAAAAATACCAAACGAAGAATCCGATACAGACCCTCTAATTTCAGTTCTGCATAAGACCATAGCGACTACACAGAATGATTCAAATTGTGACAGACTGTTTCTTTTATCCCTCCTCGAAAGATTTCAAACAATCCCTGCTGCAATGAAGACCAAAGCGAAAATGGAAATCATggaaattatagaaaaataccAACCGAACTGTACACCTACAACAGCGCGCATAAACTATTCAAGTAATTTCAATACTCTTAACGACCAAGAATATGACCCGCATCGACCGAGTTATTCAGGTTATTCTACTACCAACAGGATATCAGATGATTCAAATTACAGCGATACTCATACTCATTATTCTGATATTTCTCAAAATTCAGAAATGATAGACCTATTTCCCAATTTGAATGATTAA